The Drosophila suzukii chromosome 2 unlocalized genomic scaffold, CBGP_Dsuzu_IsoJpt1.0 scf_2c, whole genome shotgun sequence genome segment caataatactatcctccctagtaactaattagttttacttgatgtattttgtctattcgtTTTTTGAcccgtatttttaattgtctaatgttacattgtctttttctttgtccgcgtTTTTGTTTACTCGCCCAGAACGGTGaagggctccgcgcgtaacaagcattgcttggtgtcgtagagccacttgtttgtactgaccatagtgcatcaacgtccaagaaaataaaataaaatgtattggaCTGGATGGAAAGCACTACGGGGTCCTTCTGAAGTAAGAATGCGTTAAATCCGTACTTGGACGCGTCTGTGTGGATTTCCGTTTGTAAGTTAGGATTATACAACCTTAGGACTGGTTCACTAATAAGAGCAGTCTTCAGCTTTTCAAACGCAAATTGTCGTTTCTCTCCAAATTCTTACTTGGAATCGTCCTAAGTAAATTCGACAAGGGCCTAGCAATGGTTGCGTACCCGTTTACAAATTTTCGGAAGTAATAGGCTTAAATTTTTTCTGGACCAGATGTGATGGTTCCACTTTGAATGATGTATCCCAGGAACTGTACCTTATTGTGCAATATTTGGCCCATACTCCAGTTGATATGTAAACCGTTCCGAGAAGCAACCTGCAAGACATCTTTCCACATAGCAAGTCCTTCTTTAAAGTCTTGACTGGGTATGATCAAATCGTCCATGTACACAGCAACAACATTAGTGGCGATGAGCTCCTTAGAACTGCCATGATAAATCTTGTAAAAACCGCAGGTGAATTTGATATGCCAAATGGTATATAAAGGAATTCAGATTGTCCAGATTGGGTCACAAATTATGTATACTTTCGAGAGCCTGGTTCAATCGGAACGCGGAAGAAGCCGTTTGTTAGATCAAAAGTAGTGAATATCTTGAACCCTTGCAGCTTGTCTAGCACGGTCTCCATATGTCTCTACTTCCCGTTTTTCTTGGACACCAAAACTACCGGCGATGCGTATTCTTGAGGTACTTCCAAAAGTTAGAACTTGACTCTCGCCTGTTCCCGTCAAACACTTTTCTTTCCCGATAAGAGTTTCGTTGCCTAGCTTGAAAGAAATTTTCCTGCGCATTAGGCATAGATCTGCGCCTGTATCGACGAGTCCTTTGAATTGAGCATAGGAAgatttgataatttttagTTCAAGGCCGTTAGTAGTTTAGTAGCTGCGTTCTCCACATGAACGGCATTAGCATTGCTCTCCTGTATTACCTCAACGTGGATTTTGCACTGTGGAGCACGGTGACCTGGCTGTCCGCACCTAGAATAATTATTGCTATCCTTCTTCTTGCAATCTTTTTCTTTAAATGGGCGGATCCCAGCACTTAAAGCTTTTACGTACAAGCTCGTGTTTTGAGTCGAAGCTTTTGGATCCTTCTGCCTCAGCTACaacattattttatttgcctTAGCATCTGGAACTCCCTTCACAAAATACTCTATCAAACTCTTATCGTCTAGATTAACTGGCTTGGCTATTTCCATCAAAGCATACAAATATTCCTGCAGTGTCTCTCCATTTCTCTGTGCACGTTGACCTAGCGTGCGATAAACCTCAGCAGATTATATTTTTACATCAAATTCGCCACGCAATGGAGCTTTAAGAGAATCCCAGTTGCGAGTATTAATCTGACTGCGAATGAACGATTTTGTAGCCCCACTGAGCAACTGCTTAGAATAAATGAATAGTTGAAGCTGACTCCACTGCACAGTCAAAGCACATTCCTACAACTCCTGGATCCACTGGTCTATATCTGGACTACCTGTACCtgcaaaattttaaaactgCCTTCTACATCTTTAACTGTAAACAAAGAACGGCTTATAGGCGCTGCTTGCACTGGACAATCGAGAGCGGTAGCTACTGATTCGACTCCATCCGAGTCGTTGTTATCATTATCGTTAAAGTTCTTGCCGTTGCTTGTCCGCTGACGTCGTTGCCTTCCACCAAGATCTGCTACGCCAGACTCAGTGCTGCTCTTCTTGGAAATCTTGCCCTCCAGATTCCGTCAACCCGCCTTTGCTCCAATGCGCGCTTCACGCTCCTGACTTGCTCCGCTCGCCTCTGTCTATCGCTGCTCCCAACGCCTTTCGCAGATCAGCCTCTGCAAGTTACAAGTTCACCGTGACTGGCCGGATCTCAGACCGACGCTCTGGGGATCTATgatgtaggagccacagttttgggcggtttgtgggcgttagagtgggagtggcacattgctgaaacaaacttgcgctgcgcaggaatctcaggaatctgcttgcaatcccagtattgtagctcttatagtttccgagatctcagcgttcatacgaacAGATGGACTtggctggatcgactcggctagtgatcctgatcaactATATATTGTTGTACTTTATAGGGACGGAAAagcttccttttgcctgttacatactttccgacgaatctagtatacccttttactctacgagtaaaggGTATAATAATCAATAATCATCATAATATATGCCATAATGTGCTACAAGGAAAGGCCACTACTTTCGCTGGACCGTTGCAAGGTGTCTAATAATAAGTTacaagcaaataaataaatatatcgaattaaaaaaaaatacagtccaccaattttgtttatatttttaacgACAGAATGTTCAAGAAGAACACTAATTGTGATTAATTTGAGGCTTTATGAGCTCTGTTTATGTCAATATGTAAATTTATCTAGAGCCTTAAAAAACGATATGTAACTTAAAACCTACAAGGGTGCAGTGCGGAGCAATTGTAATCTTAAGTACACGGCACTTGAGCCTGACTATAAATATAGTTGTCACACTGCACAAAAGGTGGCTTAGCGGGAGACCGTTGATAAGGCTCCCGCTCAAGCAATCAAATGTCGTCTTTGCGTAGACCATAGATTATAAGAATGTCATGTAAGTTACGTAAGCGAAGACctagaaaaataaaagtcagttCTTATACAGAACTCAAAGGTGAAGGTTGTTTTTTCTTATTACAGGAATACCCTTTCACGAAGATATAaccaaaatttaatttaataggCGTATATGTGCCTGAACGAATGCCTGCGACTCTTTGATTTTACCAACTTTATAAACTTTGCCGGGCGCTAGCATTAATAGAAAAGCGCAAAGAAAAGTTCAAGAGCATTATATTACCAGTGTGTGCATTCGATGGCCAAAATCGACTCATCAGATCTCGAGATTCAAAATTAAGTAGGTGTAAGAAAACGTTAAAAACGTTCATTACacttaaaacaaaatttactCCTACAATAAATCTTAAGAGTTCTTTTCCTAACAAGGATGCTTAACTTTACCGAAGTTTGTGTAGAATTGGAACCGCCGGATGTTGTAGTTTGCTTTTGTTGGACTGAACTTTGTTTATAAGCTTCTAGCCATATTAAAACCTGTAATAGGCAATAAAGGTACTCCGGCGATAGCTTTAGTTTTAACtctttatttcttaatttcacAACCGCTTCCTTCGAACGTATAACACAGAGTGTCGCAACGATTCTCCCTCTTCCTACTTCTCGCTCATCCGTGTGAGCGAGGCAGGTATACGTATCTGCGATCTCCTATGCTGCAGTACTTGGTAGAAAGGGATGACAATATAACGTTTACAGTTAACTTAAACTAGGTTTCCCGCTTATTCTATAGTACAGTGGGTGTCGTATTAATATATTACATCATATGTCGTACAGTGGGCCATGTCAGTATATGTCCTACTACAACTCGGCCATCCTGACTGTATGATCCCCTGATCACTGTGAACATCaattaaagtttatttatttacaaaatgtGTTGCAGTTCTTATTAATTTACCTTATAAGTAAtgataattattttttatacatattttatatctgttttttttatttctttttggaACCTACCCAATgcttaatattatttatgctCCATACACCTTGATAAGGGTTGCGTGATACCTGGAATCCTTCAACATCTTTTAACAAAAATCTGTCATTTCTTAGTACTTTTGAAATTACATACGGGCCCTTGTTCTTCGGAATTAGCTTTCTAGAGACGCCAGTTGTGCTATCGAAATTCTTCACCATAACGTAATCTCCTTTTTTATATTGTGACGGTTTTTTAGCTTTCTTATCATATTGCAGTTTGTTGTATGCTTGTGCTTTTTCTTGACATTTTCCTGCTATGATTCTAACGTTTTCCACGTCTCTGTCTTCTGGTGCATTATTTAATTCTTCAAGCTTTTCTTTTAATTCGTCTACTACTTTTCCTCTTTGCTCTAAACCGAATAACATTTTGCTTGGACTTTGTTTAATACTACGATGTTGGGTGTTATTTAGCACATGCTCTACTTTATCTATAACTAAGTCTCAGTATATACCTTTCTCTGGCTCTACCAGTTTGGCTATCATTGGCCCAAGACTTCTGTTTATTCTTTCTACCTGGCCGTTTGCTTGAGGTGATCCTGTTGCTATTCTCATATGCTTAATATCGAACTCTAACATAAAATCGTCAAATTCCTTGGAAGTGAAACAGCTTCTTCTATCTGAAATAATGCACTTGGGCTTGCTGTATGCTCTAAAATAATCCTTGAGTGCTATGATAACTTATCGGGTATTTGTTATCTTTGTGGTATATAAACGTACAAACTTAGTAAAACCGTCAACGACGACAAATATATGTTTCTTTGATCTTCCTGAATCGACTGGGCCATAATGGTCAATGTGGATAAGTTCAAAGGGCTTACTACCTTTTGGAATTGAATGTAAAAATCCTTCTTTACCTGTATTAGGGGAAAATGCTACACATTTTAGGCTTTTATTTATATGGCTCATACACTTCTCCTTGGCGTTTGGAAACCAATAACTTTTTGCAATAATATCTAACATTTTGTCTCTCCCTATGTGACCGATTTCATTGTGGTATTTGAAGAGTATATGCACTTCCATATCAATAGGTACGTAAAATAACAATCTGTCATCGTTACTTTTTCTATAGACTATTCCGTTTCTCATTTTGAACAATTTATGCTCATGTTCCTCTAACTGTTTCCTTATCTTCTGAACTTTTGGGTCCTTGGCCTGGCAAATAACCAGATTGTCTTCGAATGAATTTGTTTctactattaaaatgtttgtaCACCTGCTAAGGGCGTCAACGTGTTGCATTCTGTCTCCTTCCCTATGTATTATGTATAATTTTGCAGCTCTAATGCCCATCTAGCTATACGCGGATTCAGCTCGATTTTATTAAGTGTTAACGTGAGAGAGTTACAGTCAGTTATAATCTTTAAATGCCtaccaaataaatatattctaAATCTACGCAATGCGTGAATAATGGCCATGGTTTCAAGCTCAAAACTGTGGTATTTCGATTCAGCAATGCTGGTGCgtttggaaaaataaaaaatggggTGCAATTTTTCATCTTCTTTCTTTTGGAGTAGGACGGCTCCGAAACCAAGAGCGCTGGCATCGCAATGTAGCTCTACTTCGTCTTTGTGGTTATATACGGCTAGCACTGGCGCTTCAAATAACTTATTTTTAAGCATCATAAAGCAGCTCATTTCCTTTTCTTCAAAATGGAATTTCTCGTCTTTTCTCAAGAGATCATATAAAGGTTTGGCTAGagtcgaaaaatctttaatGAATCTACGGAAATAAGAACATAAGCCCAAAAAACTTTGGACATGTTGCGTTTTGTCTGGTATCGGAAAATTTTGAATTGCCTCTATTCCTTTATCATCAGCTCTGATGCCCTCGCTGTTTATAATGAAGCCCAAATATTTAATACTTTGTTGTAGGAACTCACATTTATCCATACGTAGCTCCAACTTATTCTTAGCTAGTCTGTGAAACACCTCCTTTAAAATCTGAAAATGTTCATTAACATCTTTGCTAGCGATcataatgtcgtccatgtacaCAATTACTTGATCCTTTCTAATAAGATCATCgaagattttatttataaatcttTGAAAAACTGCTAAAGCCGTTTTCAGTCCCATTGGCGTTCTAAGAAATTCAAATTGACCTAACGGTGTTACAAAAGAAATATACTAAATTGATTCTTTATTGACAAAAACGTGAAAGTAACCGTTTCTTAAATCAAGttttgaaaatacttttttacTAGCTAACTTGTCTAACAGGTCATCGATAAGCGGTATAGGGTAATTGTCTTTAATTAAAACCCTGTTAAGTTTTCTAAAATCTATGCAAAGTCGTATGTCCCCGGTTTTTTTCTTCACTAAAACTATGGGAGAAGCATATTCAGACTGGCTTGGCTGAATGATCCCGTTCTCTAAATAATCGTCCAAAAGTTTTTGCAGTTTTTCTTTTTCCGCATAGGCAAGCCGCCGCGGAGCACAGCTAAACGGTTTCGAGCTTtctaaattaagttttatctCACTTTTAATAACCGGTTCCTTTGGTTTCTCTACCCTAATGTAATTGTATTCAATTATCTCCTTTAATTGAGGTAAAAGATCTTGATTATCAATTGTACCGCATATGTAATCAGTGTCTTCGTCATCCATATAGTTTATGCGAAGCATTTCACGAATAGTTTTAGACATATTGCTTTCATTTTTGTTATTGACTACATCGCCCCCACTAACCTCGTCGATGGCAGCCGGACCGGTTGCCTTACTGACTATAGGGTCGTCTTTATTCCCGATCGAAACTCTTATTGCTCCACAATCTCTAAAACTAACTGTTTTAGTACCTGTACCACCATTTTCTTGTATAACTGTATCATCAACTTCTTCGCTAAATGAGTCAATTATTGAATTACTAATTGTATTACCAATTATTTTTCTAACTGTATCTTTTACTGTTTCTTTAACTTTATCATTAATTGGTTTGCTAACTGTATCACTAACTGTTTCTCTAACTGCATCACTAACTGTTTCACTAACTGTGTCACTAACTGTTTCTCTAAGTGTATCACTAACTGTTTCACTAACTGTGTCACTAACTGTTTCTCTAACTGTATCACTAACTGTTTCACTAACTGTATCACTAACTGTTTCTCTAACTGTATCACTAACTGTTTCACTAACTGTGTCACTAACTGTTTCTCTAACTGTATCACTAACTGTTTCTCTAACTGTATCACTAACTGTTTCACTAACTGTGTCACTAACTGTTTCCTTCAGAATTTCGATATCACTTTCCGGCTCCTTGCTAGCATCTAAATTATGCGTTAATTTGAATTCCCAGGCATTGCATACACTTTCATTACAATCGGCTCAATTGTGATCATTTTTAAGGCGCTTAAATCTAATTCTAAACTGCAAGCATCCATAAAATTCCTCCCAAGAATAACCTCATGGCTCATAGACTCATTGGGCACAATATAAAGGTAAAAGTACCATTTCAATCGATTTTTAATTATGTAACAAAGCATTCTTCCATAAATTTTCAGTTGGCTTTTATTCAGCCCAAAGTAGTTTTCGGAGACGAACtccattttaattttagaGGAAATAACGGCTGTTTTGGCGAATGATATTGGGCTGCCAGTGTCTATGAGGCATGCTGCAATTAATGTGGTTTTAGGACtgttgtaaaaaaatatttgtatatatcttacgtatttatttgcatttgcGCTTTTACGCTCAGGGCATTGACccacaaagtgttcaaatttGCCATATGCGTAGCATGATCCGGGCTCTCGTTTCGGTTTCTGGCAGTCCTTGGCGTAGTGGCCCTTTGAGTTGCAATTGGCGCAACGGAAGTCCTTTGTGTCAGCAATCTTTCCGGAAGAGCGCTGCGAAGAATTGACCTCCTGCTTTCGTTCAGGTAAACGGATTGCAGAGAAGGCTTTCAAAATCTGCCCAGGTTCGGCGAAACATTGTATGCGAGCTTGGTCGCGTAGCCCTGGTGCTGGAATTCCTTCGATGATGTTTTCGAGGAGCTCCTCCTTGTCGATGTTTATATCGTTGCCCAGCATAACTTTCTCCTCGAAATAAGAAGCGAACCTTTCTCCTGAACGCCACTGACGATTTTGGAACGCGTTCCTCAGCTCCCCCTTTGACATCTTAGTTGCAAATGCTAGGATCAGCTGCTCACAAAGGTGGTCGGTTGGCTCCAAAATGCGTGTTGCGTTTGCGTGCAGCCAAATTTGGGCTTTTCCTTTTAGTTTGGCAATAAGAAGCATGCGCACACCAAACGAGTCCAAGTTGTACACCTGCGCCATGTTTTGCAGCTGTGTGACCCAGTTACGGGCACACGAGTTGCCGTCGTAGTCCATCGTTACTTCCTTTGCCAATGCGAGTGTTGTTGCGGGAGATTGTAACAATTTGTTTACATTTGTAAACTGGCATTGATCAGCACTGTCTGTGGCGTGCTTTCCAACACTAGAATTATCGATATCAAAGTTATCCCTGGCGCTGTTAACCCTGGGGCTGTTAGCGTTAACAGCGTCAATGCAAGCGAAACTGTTAGGGTTGCCAGAAGTTTCGATGCTGCATTCGATGACGTCATGGACTTGCTGAGCATGATTTGGCTTGTCCCTGGTGACGTCAGCGATCTCCGCCTGAAGCTGTTGCAATATGGCCTTGCTTGCGTCGATTTCGTCGAGAATTTTCTGCAGCTTCACCCTTTCGACATCTACCACAGAAACGTTCTCCGTTCGTATATCGTCCACTGCCTGTGACGTCATCGTACCAGAGTCGAACAGAGCTTCCTGTTGCAGCGGCAATGATGCGGCTCCCTCTAATTCGGTTTCTAGCGGCTGCTGGCTGTTGAATGAGGCTCCATTTGGTGGATCACCACGTGCCTCTGATGATAGGGTCTGCAGACGCGCCATCAATTCTGCTTTCGAGCCTGAGGTTTGCAGCCCGAGCACATTTAGCCAGTTTTTTAACTGAACGACCGTGAATTGATTTAAATCCATGTCAGGCATTTTGAGTAAGAACCACTTCTGATATTGTAATAGGCAATAAATGTACTCCGGCGATAGCTTTAGTTTTAACtctttatttcttaatttcacAACCGCTTCCTTCGAACGTATAACACAGAGTGTCGCAACGATTCTCCCTCTTCCTACTTCTCGCTCATCCGTGTGAGCGAGGCAGGTATACGTATCTGCGATCTCCTATGCTGCAGTACTTGGTAGAAAGGGATGACAATATAACGTTTACAGTTAACTTAAACTAGGTTTCCCGCTTATTCTATAGTACAGTGGGTGTCGTATTAATATATTACATCATATGTCGTACAGTGGGCCATGTCAGTATATGTCCTACTACAAACCAAATGGCCATTTTGCAAAAAAAGGCTGGACTTTTATCGGTAAAAGCTCCATACAACATTTTCTTTTATCGTACAGGACAACCGGATAACATCAGAAATTCGTACAGCCTTTGAACATTGGGAATATTGAAGTGCGACTTTGGGTTGAAGGCCTAATTCATAAAATCATAACATTACTGCCAGAAAACACTTGTAAGTTGTACCTCTACCACAGAGTCTTCGCGGTGAGATGCAATGCAACAACATCCAACCAGTATTCCATTATTACTATAACGTCCACATTTGCTTACGACACCGCAATCCTGAGCCGCTCGAGACGCCCAACCCGAGCAACAGCTCAACTAGCTCTGGTGGTAGTTGAGAAGTGGGTATCAGACTGgctaattaaaattaatgaacaAAAGTGTTAGCACATAACATTTACTCTTATCAGACCGCTAACTTTGAACAGTACTCAGCGTCCACCTCGACAGACGTCTAATTTGAAGAAAACACATTGAATGTAAGAAATTACATCTGAAACGTAGAGCCTAGATTTGTTAGTTTCATTAAAGAGAAGACTGAATAAATAAagcaaaatggaaaaaaaatacttttcatgtGTGACCACGATTGATATTGAATAACGATTAATTAAACACTTACCTCTGCAGAAAAATGGAATGAACTCGTAAACAATTTTGTGCAAACTTTCGACGTGGACACGACAAAAGTGCATCGATGAACTTAAATCTATGTGTGGAGACGAAAAACCATCATACACTGTGAAAAACTGGTTTAATCAATTCAATCGTGGCCGACACTCGCTTGAAGACGATGATCGAGAAGGTCGTCTTAAAGCAGGCGTTGTGACAGAGAACATTGATGCAGTGCGTGAGTTCACAATGGCCAAATGCCCAATCCTTGGGCATTTCTTCCACCATCATACATTCGATTCTGCATGAACACCTGGCCGTAAAATAGGTTTGTTCTCGTTATAGGCCTGCACAACTTCACAATCGCTCAAAAGGTGCAAattaattttgataaaatacaATCGCGGTGTTTCAAAAGACGTTACAGGTGACGAATCATGGATCTATGCTTATGAGTCTTTGAGGACGAGTTAAATCCTACGAAAAATGTTGGTGGAAGAAGCACTTCGAAGCAAATGGTCCCCTGTTTCTTCGGTAcctattaaaacatttttttaggaCCCTGTTTTCAATTTTGCATGTTGCATGTTTTTTAGCAATGTATGGGTATATTAAGGGGTACattagattcgtcgaaaagtatgttaCAGGTCGTAGGAAGCGTTCTTGCCCCTAtacagtatatatattcttgaccagGATTATTTCCGTCCAacagtctgtctgtccgtatgaacgctgtgatctcggaaactataaaagttTTAATACTGGAATAGGTATTCAGATTCTAGAGATTGCTGCGCAGCGCATGAGTATGGCTTAAAAAAGCCAACAAGCCGCCCAAAGCGGCCTAAATGctagaataaatattttatctgATGGTTTCGTCAattcctatcgattgactctaaaaaagttttgccacgcccactccaacggcAACATACGCCCATAACGCCAAAAACTGTCTGACGCCCACACGACCAAATGTTGTGATCGTAGGTGGCGCCTCTCAATGTCTAAAAATGTCACTTGGCACCTTTAACTGAGTAACGGGGATCTAATAGTAGAGACACTCGACTACAGCttttttccttgttttgtaTAAACTAAAATGTGTATGAAAACATTTACTTTAGTATACCATTTCCAAGCATTCATATTTTATGTTGTTGTTTGATTCGTGTACTTATTTTCTATCGTTCTAGCTGGCCACGGAACGGAACTGAAGAAATCGAAAATGCACTTTACGAGATGGGACATGCCCAGCCTTTGCTTAATCAGCGTTATCCCAAGAGATCACCGTCCGCTGAACTATACGCAGACCATAACAACCAACCTGGGGCAGGACAAGTAGGTGGACAGCGCTTTTATACATTTGATATTCCCAGCTGCACCTCACGGTCTGAAATGTTTTCTGGAAAGTACGTTGGCGGAGGTCAAGAGCCCACTTCGACATCCTTGCCTTTATCCAGCAATCTGGATGTGGGTCACTATGTACATGCTAACAAAAATACCTGCTCAAGCAACGGCATCTGCTATACCCCGTACAATTACAATTGGAATTGCGCTTCTGGAGCAAATGCATTCAATGTGTCCTGCCAATCTCTCCTCTGCAGTTATATGCAGCCCGAGCGACGTCAGGCTGCAGCGGCCCCCTACCAGACTTGCCAACCGTATGTGCCGCTCTATCAGACAAGTTATTCTACCCTGCAACAGACCACCTTTTTGTCAGCCGCTGCAATTCAAGACAATGCACTCGCTAAAAGCTCATTTGCTATACCCCCCACGAAATCCGCAGTGGCCGACCTCACCTTTACCAAAGGCATAATCAATTTGAATACGCCCTTAATAGTGTTGCCCATGTCCAGTCCAATAACAACAGCGTTAGCCCCTGGAAATATAAACAGTGGAAAAGGTAGAGATATTGAAGAACTGGCCAAGTTGAAGGAGGCCAGCGACGCGGTAACTTTGCAAATCACCAATCTGGACTACTCGCTGGACGAATCCAGTCTCCGCAGCTTCCTAATGAATCAACTCAAGCCAATAACCCCGGTTGTGTCACTAGTCTTCGAGGGAATCTCATATGCCAAAGTCACTGTACCAGACCTTTATGTGAGAGTCCACAAATCTTATGTAAAGTAGTAGTAGTAGGCCATCGTGCGACACGAAATTTATCTAGTATTTCAAATGTGTAACCCTTATAGATgtccatttttatacccgttactcgtagagcaaaagggtatactagattcgtcgaaaagtatgtaacagggagaaggaagcgtttccgaccccataaagtatatatactcttgatcaggatcactagccgagtcgatctagccatgtccgtctgtccgtctgtccgtccgtccggatgaacgctgagatctcggaaactataagagctaggctattgagatttggcatgcagattcctgagcttcttacgcagcttgtttgtttcagcagctcttacagttttaatgttagaataaaattttttatctgaaatgtattgttctcatcaataactatcgattgcatatctccattttcttggtccctttagctgtgtaacgggtatctgatagtcgagttactcgactatagcgttcttgtttttaaatatggccattcaaagtcaaaaattaaattttttcattGTGCCCACTTTATCCAAATAGTTTAGCTTCTTGCCTTAAAGGCAATTGAATATGCCTTTGTAGGCATTTTATGTTGCACTGTGCCTAATaagaacatttaaaaaaagtgtatttatattatattaaaataacggaaatttctctcgtaagagacttagaaaaaacaacgccaacttattctcccggtcctgatggactccccgggtgtgtgcttaagttttgtgcgtcaaccatatgtaaaccgattcttaaactttttaatttgtctatttcatcgtcagtttttcctactatctggaaggactcttttatcattccacttcacaaaaagggtgcgaattCGAAAgcgaattacagaggtatttctaaattgtgcctcagggtagtcatttgggccctttgctgtttactttgtttattaacgatcttccctctatcataacacattcttgtgtactaatgtatgctgatgatgttaagctttgtttatcacataatgatatagcgtcgggtttcaacttacagtcagatattga includes the following:
- the LOC118879131 gene encoding uncharacterized protein isoform X4, coding for MTACARRCDILIFWPRNGTEEIENALYEMGHAQPLLNQRYPKRSPSAELYADHNNQPGAGQVGGQRFYTFDIPSCTSRSEMFSGKYVGGGQEPTSTSLPLSSNLDVGHYVHANKNTCSSNGICYTPYNYNWNCASGANAFNVSCQSLLCSYMQPERRQAAAAPYQTCQPYVPLYQTSYSTLQQTTFLSAAAIQDNALAKSSFAIPPTKSAVADLTFTKGIINLNTPLIVLPMSSPITTALAPGNINSGKGRDIEELAKLKEASDAVTLQITNLDYSLDESSLRSFLMNQLKPITPVVSLVFEGISYAKVTVPDLYVAPFC
- the LOC118879131 gene encoding uncharacterized protein isoform X6; the protein is MGHAQPLLNQRYPKRSPSAELYADHNNQPGAGQVGGQRFYTFDIPSCTSRSEMFSGKYVGGGQEPTSTSLPLSSNLDVGHYVHANKNTCSSNGICYTPYNYNWNCASGANAFNVSCQSLLCSYMQPERRQAAAAPYQTCQPYVPLYQTSYSTLQQTTFLSAAAIQDNALAKSSFAIPPTKSAVADLTFTKGIINLNTPLIVLPMSSPITTALAPGNINSGKGRDIEELAKLKEASDAVTLQITNLDYSLDESSLRSFLMNQLKPITPVVSLVFEGISYAKVTVPDLYVAPFC
- the LOC118879131 gene encoding uncharacterized protein isoform X1; the protein is MPFESERAYTHPITSVFSISRNPPVLLHFKYCDPSLSSENEQEKVNVRTHEYESYLLSSSYLFMTACARRCDILIFWPRNGTEEIENALYEMGHAQPLLNQRYPKRSPSAELYADHNNQPGAGQVGGQRFYTFDIPSCTSRSEMFSGKYVGGGQEPTSTSLPLSSNLDVGHYVHANKNTCSSNGICYTPYNYNWNCASGANAFNVSCQSLLCSYMQPERRQAAAAPYQTCQPYVPLYQTSYSTLQQTTFLSAAAIQDNALAKSSFAIPPTKSAVADLTFTKGIINLNTPLIVLPMSSPITTALAPGNINSGKGRDIEELAKLKEASDAVTLQITNLDYSLDESSLRSFLMNQLKPITPVVSLVFEGISYAKVTVPDLYVAPFC
- the LOC118879131 gene encoding uncharacterized protein isoform X3: MPFESERAYTHPITSVFSISRNPPVLLHFKYCDPSLSSENEQEKVNVRTHEYESYLLSSSYLFMTACARSWPRNGTEEIENALYEMGHAQPLLNQRYPKRSPSAELYADHNNQPGAGQVGGQRFYTFDIPSCTSRSEMFSGKYVGGGQEPTSTSLPLSSNLDVGHYVHANKNTCSSNGICYTPYNYNWNCASGANAFNVSCQSLLCSYMQPERRQAAAAPYQTCQPYVPLYQTSYSTLQQTTFLSAAAIQDNALAKSSFAIPPTKSAVADLTFTKGIINLNTPLIVLPMSSPITTALAPGNINSGKGRDIEELAKLKEASDAVTLQITNLDYSLDESSLRSFLMNQLKPITPVVSLVFEGISYAKVTVPDLYVAPFC
- the LOC118879131 gene encoding uncharacterized protein isoform X5, whose product is MGERLYSWPRNGTEEIENALYEMGHAQPLLNQRYPKRSPSAELYADHNNQPGAGQVGGQRFYTFDIPSCTSRSEMFSGKYVGGGQEPTSTSLPLSSNLDVGHYVHANKNTCSSNGICYTPYNYNWNCASGANAFNVSCQSLLCSYMQPERRQAAAAPYQTCQPYVPLYQTSYSTLQQTTFLSAAAIQDNALAKSSFAIPPTKSAVADLTFTKGIINLNTPLIVLPMSSPITTALAPGNINSGKGRDIEELAKLKEASDAVTLQITNLDYSLDESSLRSFLMNQLKPITPVVSLVFEGISYAKVTVPDLYVAPFC
- the LOC118879131 gene encoding uncharacterized protein isoform X2; the protein is MPFESERAYTHPITSVFSISRNPPVLLHFKYCDPSLSSENEQEKVNVRTHEYESYLLSSSYLFMTACARRCDILIFWPRNGTEEIENALYEMGHAQPLLNQRYPKRSPSAELYADHNNQPGAGQVGGQRFYTFDIPSCTSRSEMFSGKYVGGGQEPTSTSLPLSSNLDVGHYVHANKNTCSSNGICYTPYNYNWNCASGANAFNVSCQSLLCSYMQPERRQAAAAPYQTCQPYVPLYQTSYSTLQQTTFLSAAAIQDNALAKSSFAIPPTKSAVADLTFTKGIINLNTPLIVLPMSSPITTALAPGNINSGKGRDIEELAKLKEASDAVTLQITNLDYSLDESSLRSFLMNQLKPITPVVSLVFEGISYAKVTVPDLY